The Seriola aureovittata isolate HTS-2021-v1 ecotype China chromosome 8, ASM2101889v1, whole genome shotgun sequence genome contains the following window.
ATCTGAGTTTGGGCCATGTTGGACTCTTTCCAGGACAGAGGACCACAGAGGTTGCTGTACTCAGGCCACGTCAGGGTGGAGTTATACACCTTCATGCCTTCAGACCTGTACACGTACATCCAGCAGAAGAGCACCACCGCACTGAGCCACACCAGGATGAGCTTGACGATGCTGCTCCGTGACAAAGACCGAAAAACGGCAACGGGGTTGAGGCTGAAGCGAGTCCAAAGCCTCAACACAACTGGCACGAAGCAAACGGTCAGTGTGACAACCATCTTGGTCACCTCCAGGGCGAGGAACCACTGCAGTAACTGGATGATGAGCATTGCGGCAAGGCCCAGTGAGAGTATAGGAAGGGcgaacaggaagaggaagtagCCCACACAGGTGCGGATGAGTCCTATTGCACTGGCATTATTGAGGAACACCAAGCAGAGCTCACACCAGGTAAAGCAGACCAGGTAGGGCACCAGGCACAGGTAGGTGCCCTTGAAGCCTCTCAGCTGGGCCATACGGAAGAGGAGATAGAAAAGGTGTCCATATAGTAGACACGGCATCCCCAGGTTTAACGCCACAACGTCCCCTACAGGCACAGTGATGAACGTCGCCCCGAAGACCTTGAGGAACTGGAAGGAGTCTGGCAGGAGGTAAGTGAGGGAGCAGGCGCCAGAGAGGACCTCTGTGAGGAGGGCTTTACGAGCAAAGAGCTGAGCAGAGGCATGAAGGCTGAGGAAGGCGGTGATGGTGAAGAAGAGAGCGATGGCAGCAAACTCTGAGCAAGGGATCCAGGATTTATCAGCAACAGGGAAGGAGAAAACCACAAAGACCACCGAGAGCAGGAAGTACCTGGcgacacaaagacacaggatGTACTTAATCTGCTGTAAAAGCATTTTGCATATGTGTATTTGTCATCTTGATTCGATTCACTTTcttgaatttgacattttattttaactatAACTTTTCTTTCTCAACTCTTTATATGTTCTTacaatttgttttattaatgtttagGTTCcagaagttaaaacaaaaaagttactTTTACTCTTAATTActgtaacattaaaatgatttttttttaaatacatgatTGTTTCTGCATGACAAAACCAGTGAAACGTGAACAAAACTAAACCGTTAACGAAACCAAGTAAACAACTAAAAGTGGTAAACTGAGCAAAGGAATGAACACGTTTACATATGGATGAAGGTAAACAGGGATGAACATACAGATAAGGCTCCAAGTGTGTCCATCCAAAGTTGGTCTCAGCCTGCTCCATATCAAGACCAGGTTCAAAGTGAGCCAGCAGGTCTGTCAGAGCCCGAAAGTTTTCCCATGCTTTTGAATTCTGTAGAAAGAAATGTGTATTCATTCaaaatttaatgtcattttttaactGAGCTTGATCCAAAATCTACAGGATTGATAGCAGTTGTCACTAACCTGAAATACCCGCAGCGTGCAGATGACCATGGAGAAGAATGAGAGGTAGAAAACCAGCAGGgggatgaggaagatgaagaacTCGATGGTGAGGTTGGAGATGATAAAGAAGAAGATGAGTGCGTTGACGTGGTGGGTGGGGATCAGGGCGCTGAGCCACTGCATGCCAGCCCGCGATGCCCAGTCGATGAGGTGCTCCTTGATCTCCAGCAGAGCGTACAGAGGGAACTTCAGCAGCTAGAGAAAAATGATCAGCAGCTACTcaatatcaaacaaaaatgcaaaatgtgaagaatataattattttcttttccagttATCAGCTGTTCTGTTCAGTTCAGCAGAATCTCAGGTTctattttgattgtttttgcttatttttgttttgaatcaaCTGTGGACACATTGGTTATGATTATAATTTAAGGGATGCAGTGGCTTTACaccagacaaaaaacaaaaggtaacATTAGAAGTGGATAATACAGCAGATTAATAATGGGCACAATATCTGTGGTTCAGCAAACACATTAAACTTAATCAAAGTGTGAAATGCGAGGTAAATCTTCACAGGGACGGCATGCACAGCTACATCcttacagagacagagagcttCCCACCTTTTGGTGCAGCGGCAACTCATCTGGATTCTTCACTACTACGCCATCAATGTCGTCTTCATCATCGCCTCCTGCAGCAGCCATAACTGGTGACGGTGCAATACCCTGAGCGTACTTCTTAGTCATCTCGACGAAATCGTCAAGACCGACAAGGGAACTGGCTACACAGAAGACACGTGTTGTATGTTAACTCACAAaccactttttttcttgttgtaacTATGATTTCATCTTGttgaatgtttaaaaataatgtttttattccctttGGGACACCTTAGACGTTAATTACAAAATGCATATAAACAATCACAGCTGTGATGACTTGTGTATGTTAAATAGGAGATCAGACATACCCTCACTGGTGACCATTGTCTCCAGGactctcctctgtttcttgGCAGAGCTGTTTAGTGGCCCAGGGGAGACTGGTTTCCCTGTAGATGAAGAAATGATTGAATGAGATGTTAAAAAATTCCCCTCAATATGCAGCttactgtttttttgtctgtaattctttttattaatttgtattATCTGTTCAGTTTATATAACTTAATAAGCTGTATGATGTCGGTGTGTCGAAAATAAAGTATATTTCCCCTGCTACCTGGCTCTGCGTGGACGTGCTCAACGTTCTCTAGCATCTCCGAAACAGCCAGCGACTTCTTCCTCTCTGGATTCAACTTCCAGTACATAAGCAGAGCCGCTTTCCTAACTCCTCTCTCGAAACGAGTCTCTGTACACAACTTCTTCACCTCCTCAAAGTTCTCCAAAGTGATGCCTGATAAACAAAAGAAGGCAAATGTGCATAATGTTAAAAGGCAAACTATTCCCAGGCAACTTTAATAATATCAAACCAACGATTTTTATGTTGCCTTGCTAATGGCTATGGATTGAGGGTGTTAACAGTTAACAGACATTTTGGTACCTTTCCTCGAGGCCAAGcactgctgcagcagtttgacGGCATCCTTGCGGCCTTGTTTAGCAGCCTGGACCAGCCAAGTGACCGCTGTGCAGTTGTTCAGCTCCTCATCCCTTTCTTCTGCTAATGCCAGGAAGTAACGCCCCAtctggacacacagacacacacacacacactttcagactTGCAAGGCAAGCATCACTTTGACTTAGTGACCTGTCCTTCCCATCAAAATGTCACTCTCAAATAACATTTATCATTACTTGGCCGATCTGTTCTGTGCCCACCATATGGCCATTAAAGTCAACAGCATTTACAGTGAGTTCATTGACACTGACCTTGGTCTGTGCTTTAGCATCTCCTGACTTCGCTCTCACCTCCAGATCTTCAAAAGTGAcctcctcctctggctcctcTGAAGGACACAGGAAGCCATTCACTAACACTGTAGTCGATTTCATGGGTCTTTAAAACATTGTATTAGTGACACTTGATAAAACAGTGTTAAACACAATCAACCGTGTGATAAATTTGTGGCCGTTAAATCGTTAAATATGATTACTGTAAATAATTGTATATATACTGTTGTACGTGAGTATTTCTACAGTAAATAGGAGAATAGTGCGAAACCATTAGTTTTTAAAGCAACTAGTGTAGTCTGGGGAATAACTTaacttctctcttctccttgaCGAGCATGcccacacccacccccacacacagacacacacacagacatttttcttctttgtctttgtgacCTCTCTGTCATCAGTGAGTGCTAGAATACACTCTACACGGCCTAAAACTGTTGTCCAAGTCATTTCCAGCTAAAATTAAACAACTAACAAGACTAAaattctttctatttttctgctAGGAAATACTtctgttactttatttttcttgctaACAGCTTAAATTAATGTTGAATTAGGTTTTCATCATgttcttttcatgtttcttcAATACTCTGCACACATGGTCCATATAAACATTAAGAGGCATATGGAAACAGGTCAGTGACGCGAGTGATCCCAGAGCATGTGCATGAGTCAAATCCTTCCAGAAACAGCTCCTGTCCTGATAAGACAGTCCCACTGAACCCTGCCACTTTAATTATCATCTTTTTTCAGCTGATGACTTCTGCTACTCTCAACTCCCAGGGCCTCACTAG
Protein-coding sequences here:
- the wfs1b gene encoding wolframin isoform X1, coding for MCLEFDRLQNSGQEEDFTKAKGKNDVGHRVKKKLIYFSKYFHLEDLEINRYVRGKAMEPSLTGNSSTPKPSPLSPTTLRAGPSSSSSSTTKTTPTSDRPKPKLSMPTPPATPSSSPSTASPRTSPGLSSRSSSLSTLPASPLRQPTRSLSHVGRSQLNAAATGNPLTGSLAAATASQPPPTPEPEEPEEEVTFEDLEVRAKSGDAKAQTKMGRYFLALAEERDEELNNCTAVTWLVQAAKQGRKDAVKLLQQCLASRKGITLENFEEVKKLCTETRFERGVRKAALLMYWKLNPERKKSLAVSEMLENVEHVHAEPGKPVSPGPLNSSAKKQRRVLETMVTSEASSLVGLDDFVEMTKKYAQGIAPSPVMAAAGGDDEDDIDGVVVKNPDELPLHQKLLKFPLYALLEIKEHLIDWASRAGMQWLSALIPTHHVNALIFFFIISNLTIEFFIFLIPLLVFYLSFFSMVICTLRVFQNSKAWENFRALTDLLAHFEPGLDMEQAETNFGWTHLEPYLYFLLSVVFVVFSFPVADKSWIPCSEFAAIALFFTITAFLSLHASAQLFARKALLTEVLSGACSLTYLLPDSFQFLKVFGATFITVPVGDVVALNLGMPCLLYGHLFYLLFRMAQLRGFKGTYLCLVPYLVCFTWCELCLVFLNNASAIGLIRTCVGYFLFLFALPILSLGLAAMLIIQLLQWFLALEVTKMVVTLTVCFVPVVLRLWTRFSLNPVAVFRSLSRSSIVKLILVWLSAVVLFCWMYVYRSEGMKVYNSTLTWPEYSNLCGPLSWKESNMAQTQILCSHLEGHRVTWTGRFKYVRVTDIENGPQSIVNLLPVFVGNWMRCLYGEPYPLCEEVRNATAVPQPLPAPAPPPEDPLCKLKRLAKHECHVKRFDRYKFEVTMGMPLERKTKNGTIIEDEDATKDIVLRASNEFKSMLLHLNTGSLVEFSTILEGRLGSKWPVFELKAIHCMSCGGARVPGRRQYKIEHDWRRTAQNALQFGFDFFFNPFLTAQLEQHSDTETETETVTQEEG
- the wfs1b gene encoding wolframin isoform X2, which translates into the protein MEPSLTGNSSTPKPSPLSPTTLRAGPSSSSSSTTKTTPTSDRPKPKLSMPTPPATPSSSPSTASPRTSPGLSSRSSSLSTLPASPLRQPTRSLSHVGRSQLNAAATGNPLTGSLAAATASQPPPTPEPEEPEEEVTFEDLEVRAKSGDAKAQTKMGRYFLALAEERDEELNNCTAVTWLVQAAKQGRKDAVKLLQQCLASRKGITLENFEEVKKLCTETRFERGVRKAALLMYWKLNPERKKSLAVSEMLENVEHVHAEPGKPVSPGPLNSSAKKQRRVLETMVTSEASSLVGLDDFVEMTKKYAQGIAPSPVMAAAGGDDEDDIDGVVVKNPDELPLHQKLLKFPLYALLEIKEHLIDWASRAGMQWLSALIPTHHVNALIFFFIISNLTIEFFIFLIPLLVFYLSFFSMVICTLRVFQNSKAWENFRALTDLLAHFEPGLDMEQAETNFGWTHLEPYLYFLLSVVFVVFSFPVADKSWIPCSEFAAIALFFTITAFLSLHASAQLFARKALLTEVLSGACSLTYLLPDSFQFLKVFGATFITVPVGDVVALNLGMPCLLYGHLFYLLFRMAQLRGFKGTYLCLVPYLVCFTWCELCLVFLNNASAIGLIRTCVGYFLFLFALPILSLGLAAMLIIQLLQWFLALEVTKMVVTLTVCFVPVVLRLWTRFSLNPVAVFRSLSRSSIVKLILVWLSAVVLFCWMYVYRSEGMKVYNSTLTWPEYSNLCGPLSWKESNMAQTQILCSHLEGHRVTWTGRFKYVRVTDIENGPQSIVNLLPVFVGNWMRCLYGEPYPLCEEVRNATAVPQPLPAPAPPPEDPLCKLKRLAKHECHVKRFDRYKFEVTMGMPLERKTKNGTIIEDEDATKDIVLRASNEFKSMLLHLNTGSLVEFSTILEGRLGSKWPVFELKAIHCMSCGGARVPGRRQYKIEHDWRRTAQNALQFGFDFFFNPFLTAQLEQHSDTETETETVTQEEG